In Arvicola amphibius chromosome 1, mArvAmp1.2, whole genome shotgun sequence, one DNA window encodes the following:
- the Anxa1 gene encoding annexin A1 isoform X2 yields the protein MAMVSEFLKQAWFIDNQEQEYVQAVKSSKGGPGSAVSPYPSFNPSSDVAALHKAIMVKGVDEATIIDILTKRTNAQRQQIKAAYLQETGKPLDETLRKALTGHLEEVVLALLKTPAQFDADELRAAMKGLGTDEDTLIEILASRSNKEIREINRVYREELKRDLAKDITSDTSGDFRKALLSLAKGDRCDDLSVNQDLADTDARALYEAGERRKGTDTNVFVTILTTRSYPHLRRVFQNYRKYSDHDMNKVLDLEMKGDIEKCLTAIVKCATSAPAFFAEKLYEAMKGAGTRHKALIRIMVSRSEIDMNDIKAFYQKKYGVSLCQAILDETKGDYEKILVALCGGN from the exons ATGGCGATGGTATCAGAATTCCTCAAGCAGGCCTGGTTTATTGACAATCAAGAACAGGAATATGTT CAAGCTGTAAAATCTTCCAAAGGAGGTCCTGGGTCAGCAGTGAGCCCCTACCCATCCTTCAATCCATCCTCGGATGTTGCTGCCTTGCACAAAGCAATCATGGTTAAAG GTGTGGATGAAGCGACCATCATTGACATTCTTACCAAGAGAACCAATGCTCAGCGCCAGCAGATCAAGGCAGCATATTTGCAGGAGACCGGAAAG CCCCTGGATGAAACTTTGAGAAAAGCCCTTACAGGCCACCTGGAGGAGGTTGTGTTGGCTCTGCTGAAAACCCCAGCCCAGTTTGATGCAGATGAACTCCGTGCTGCCATGAAG gGACTTGGAACAGATGAAGACACTCTCATTGAGATTTTGGCATCAAGAAGtaacaaagaaatcagagaaattaaCAGAGTCTACAGAGAAG AGCTAAAGAGAGATCTGGCCAAAGACATCACTTCAGATACATCTGGAGACTTTCGGAAGGCCTTGCTTTCTCTTGCCAAG GGTGACCGTTGTGATGATCTGAGTGTGAATCAAGATTTGGCTGACACAGATGCCAGG GCTTTGTATGaagctggagaaaggagaaaggggacagaTACAAATGTGTTCGTTACAATTTTGACTACTAGAAGCTATCCTCATCTTCGCAGGG TGTTTCAGAATTACAGAAAGTACAGTGACCATGACATGAACAAAGTTCTGGATCTGGAAATGAAGGGTGACATTGAGAAGTGCCTCACCGCCATTG TGAAATGTGCCACCAGCGCCCCAGCTTTCTTTGCTGAGAAACTTTATGAAGCCATGAAG GGAGCTGGAACTCGCCATAAGGCATTGATCAGGATTATGGTCTCCCGTTCTGAAATCGACATGAATGATATCAAAGCATTTTACCAGAAGAAGTATGGAGTCTCTCTCTGCCAAGCCATCCTG GATGAAACCAAAGGAGACTATGAAAAAATCTTGGTGGCTCTGTGTGGCGGAAACTAG
- the Anxa1 gene encoding annexin A1 isoform X1 has translation MYNEWALPSGKTTRDTSSKMAMVSEFLKQAWFIDNQEQEYVQAVKSSKGGPGSAVSPYPSFNPSSDVAALHKAIMVKGVDEATIIDILTKRTNAQRQQIKAAYLQETGKPLDETLRKALTGHLEEVVLALLKTPAQFDADELRAAMKGLGTDEDTLIEILASRSNKEIREINRVYREELKRDLAKDITSDTSGDFRKALLSLAKGDRCDDLSVNQDLADTDARALYEAGERRKGTDTNVFVTILTTRSYPHLRRVFQNYRKYSDHDMNKVLDLEMKGDIEKCLTAIVKCATSAPAFFAEKLYEAMKGAGTRHKALIRIMVSRSEIDMNDIKAFYQKKYGVSLCQAILDETKGDYEKILVALCGGN, from the exons ATACTTCTTCAAAAATGGCGATGGTATCAGAATTCCTCAAGCAGGCCTGGTTTATTGACAATCAAGAACAGGAATATGTT CAAGCTGTAAAATCTTCCAAAGGAGGTCCTGGGTCAGCAGTGAGCCCCTACCCATCCTTCAATCCATCCTCGGATGTTGCTGCCTTGCACAAAGCAATCATGGTTAAAG GTGTGGATGAAGCGACCATCATTGACATTCTTACCAAGAGAACCAATGCTCAGCGCCAGCAGATCAAGGCAGCATATTTGCAGGAGACCGGAAAG CCCCTGGATGAAACTTTGAGAAAAGCCCTTACAGGCCACCTGGAGGAGGTTGTGTTGGCTCTGCTGAAAACCCCAGCCCAGTTTGATGCAGATGAACTCCGTGCTGCCATGAAG gGACTTGGAACAGATGAAGACACTCTCATTGAGATTTTGGCATCAAGAAGtaacaaagaaatcagagaaattaaCAGAGTCTACAGAGAAG AGCTAAAGAGAGATCTGGCCAAAGACATCACTTCAGATACATCTGGAGACTTTCGGAAGGCCTTGCTTTCTCTTGCCAAG GGTGACCGTTGTGATGATCTGAGTGTGAATCAAGATTTGGCTGACACAGATGCCAGG GCTTTGTATGaagctggagaaaggagaaaggggacagaTACAAATGTGTTCGTTACAATTTTGACTACTAGAAGCTATCCTCATCTTCGCAGGG TGTTTCAGAATTACAGAAAGTACAGTGACCATGACATGAACAAAGTTCTGGATCTGGAAATGAAGGGTGACATTGAGAAGTGCCTCACCGCCATTG TGAAATGTGCCACCAGCGCCCCAGCTTTCTTTGCTGAGAAACTTTATGAAGCCATGAAG GGAGCTGGAACTCGCCATAAGGCATTGATCAGGATTATGGTCTCCCGTTCTGAAATCGACATGAATGATATCAAAGCATTTTACCAGAAGAAGTATGGAGTCTCTCTCTGCCAAGCCATCCTG GATGAAACCAAAGGAGACTATGAAAAAATCTTGGTGGCTCTGTGTGGCGGAAACTAG